In a single window of the Flavobacterium sp. W4I14 genome:
- a CDS encoding hypothetical protein (product_source=Hypo-rule applied; superfamily=81442; transmembrane_helix_parts=Outside_1_14,TMhelix_15_37,Inside_38_62,TMhelix_63_85,Outside_86_87) → MIRTNDSQKIDNSTRNYIYTGYLTAIFGGILGLVIGWDLMKKKRTLNTGEKVFSYSLTDRQHGARILILAAICFILLLTLTIIALDA, encoded by the coding sequence ATGATACGAACTAACGACTCTCAAAAAATAGACAATTCCACTCGTAATTATATTTATACTGGTTACCTAACTGCAATTTTCGGCGGCATTTTAGGGCTGGTGATTGGTTGGGATTTAATGAAGAAAAAGAGAACATTAAATACTGGCGAAAAGGTTTTTTCTTATTCCCTAACGGATAGGCAACATGGCGCCAGAATTTTAATTTTGGCAGCAATTTGCTTCATTTTGTTGCTAACCTTAACTATTATTGCATTAGATGCCTAA
- a CDS encoding hypothetical protein (product_source=Hypo-rule applied; pfam=PF14114; superfamily=54909), producing MFLYNVTLILDDAAAEEWLQWMQDVHIPEVMATGMFISNRLLKVVDSPNEGITYCAQYVAETLDHYNKYQEVFAPALQAELNERYKNRFVAYRSLMEFVG from the coding sequence ATGTTTTTATATAATGTTACGCTCATCCTTGATGATGCAGCAGCCGAAGAGTGGTTACAATGGATGCAAGATGTTCATATCCCTGAGGTAATGGCTACGGGTATGTTTATTTCCAACCGTTTATTAAAGGTTGTAGACTCACCCAACGAAGGGATAACCTATTGTGCACAGTACGTTGCCGAAACATTAGATCATTATAATAAATACCAGGAAGTATTTGCACCGGCTTTACAGGCAGAACTAAACGAAAGATACAAAAACCGCTTTGTGGCATATAGGAGTTTGATGGAGTTCGTTGGCTAA